A single Pirellulaceae bacterium DNA region contains:
- the pheA gene encoding prephenate dehydratase: MNKTSSRTTCPTSKSLADRLIEIDRQMLKLLADRIGLLRSTERPVDLEEQRRALIQECSDVGPAHLLSDWLNHASSLSARQAWPKRSVAYLGPLYSFSYLAAAKYFGMGADLVDVASISAAFEEVARKHTAFAVVPIENSTDGRIVDTLGMFARTPLQICGEILLPIHHCLLARGSRQQLREVHSKPQALSQCRNWLATHLPQVKLVEVASTALAAANAAANEQIAAIASREAGIHHGCQMIAENIEDNSQNVTRFAIIGQNPCAPTGNDKTSLMFELGHHPGALADAMMVFKSAAVNLTWIESFPLPNRPNEYLFFVELEGHQDTESVRLAIEKLRAMAPRLEMLGSYPKGRLIET; encoded by the coding sequence ATGAACAAAACATCCTCCCGGACGACCTGTCCAACCAGCAAGAGTCTGGCCGATCGACTCATCGAGATCGACAGGCAAATGTTGAAACTGCTGGCTGATCGCATCGGGCTGCTGCGATCTACCGAGCGACCGGTGGATCTGGAAGAGCAGCGCCGTGCTCTAATCCAAGAGTGCTCGGATGTCGGGCCGGCTCATCTATTATCTGACTGGCTCAATCATGCGTCGAGCTTGTCAGCTCGCCAAGCTTGGCCCAAGCGATCCGTGGCTTATCTAGGTCCGCTGTACAGCTTCAGCTATTTGGCGGCGGCCAAGTATTTTGGTATGGGGGCCGACCTAGTCGATGTGGCTTCGATCAGCGCGGCGTTCGAAGAGGTCGCGCGCAAACATACCGCCTTTGCCGTCGTCCCCATCGAAAACAGCACCGATGGACGAATCGTAGATACGTTGGGTATGTTCGCGCGAACTCCGCTGCAGATTTGTGGCGAAATCCTACTCCCAATTCACCATTGTCTGTTGGCTCGTGGCAGCCGCCAACAGCTACGCGAAGTACACAGCAAACCGCAAGCTTTGTCTCAGTGCCGAAACTGGCTGGCAACGCACTTGCCGCAAGTCAAGCTGGTGGAAGTCGCCAGCACGGCGCTGGCGGCCGCTAACGCGGCTGCCAACGAGCAAATTGCAGCGATCGCGTCGCGCGAGGCCGGCATTCATCATGGTTGCCAAATGATCGCTGAAAACATCGAAGACAACAGCCAAAACGTGACACGCTTTGCCATCATCGGTCAAAATCCCTGCGCGCCGACCGGAAATGACAAGACATCGCTGATGTTCGAATTAGGGCACCATCCTGGAGCGCTGGCCGATGCAATGATGGTCTTCAAATCCGCAGCGGTAAATTTGACGTGGATTGAGTCCTTTCCATTGCCCAATCGACCCAATGAATATCTGTTCTTTGTCGAGTTAGAGGGCCATCAGGATACCGAGTCAGTACGACTTGCTATTGAGAAGTTGCGTGCCATGGCACCTCGACTGGAGATGTTAGGCTCGTACCCCAAAGGTCGCTTAATCGAGACATGA